From the genome of Triticum aestivum cultivar Chinese Spring chromosome 3B, IWGSC CS RefSeq v2.1, whole genome shotgun sequence, one region includes:
- the LOC123065904 gene encoding pentatricopeptide repeat-containing protein At5g42450, mitochondrial, with the protein MPYRDVVAATAAIGALARGGRHRDAVALFSRVLADGVPTPNEFTFGTVLRSATALRDPRVGAQLHACAAKSGLCSIVFVGSAFVDHYAKMGAMREAQGALGDTSEPNVVSYTSLIAGFLKNGMPEKALRLFRCMPEKNVVSWNAMIGGCSQAGLSEEAVGLFREMCREGARPNESTFPCVLTSVANAGALGIARSVHASAIKHLGKLDVYIGNSLVSCYARCGSLEDSVLVFTNMEQKNVVSWNALICGYAQNGRGEEALAAHKRMIATGLKADNVTLLGLLFGCNHAGLVDEGYSLFKTAQREQPGILKPEHYACVVDLLSRAKRFDDAKRFLEDLPFEPGLGFWKSMVGGCLIHWNKDLAESVADRIHALDPEDTSSYILLSNVYSAVGSWKSASTIRRQIKEKGLKRITGCSWIEVQDKAHVFFNGDSKHPQSDEIYKMLEVCLDTGEDEHCLAV; encoded by the coding sequence ATGCCGTACCGGGACGTCGTCGCGGCGACGGCCGCCATCGGCGCGCTCGCCCGCGGCGGCCGGCACCGCGACGCCGTGGCGCTCTTCTCCCGCGTGCTCGCGGACGGCGTCCCGACGCCGAACGAGTTCACCTTCGGCACGGTCCTCCGGTCGGCCACCGCGCTGCGCGACCCGCGCGTGGGCGCGCAGCTCCACGCCTGCGCCGCCAAGTCCGGCCTCTGCTCCATCGTCTTCGTGGGCAGCGCCTTCGTCGACCACTACGCCAAGATGGGCGCCATGAGGGAGGCCCAGGGCGCGCTCGGGGACACCAGCGAGCCCAACGTCGTCTCCTACACCTCACTCATCGCCGGGTTCTTGAAGAACGGGATGCCCGAGAAGGCTCTCCGGCTGTTCCGGTGCATGCCGGAGAAAAATGTGGTTTCCTGGAACGCGATGATCGGGGGGTGCAGCCAGGCGGGGCTCAGCGAGGAGGCCGTCGGCCTGTTCCGGGAGATGTGTCGAGAGGGCGCCAGGCCGAACGAGAGCACGTTCCCCTGCGTGCTCACCTCCGTTGCCAATGCAGGGGCGCTCGGCATCGCTAGAAGCGTCCATGCGTCGGCCATCAAGCACTTGGGCAAGCTCGATGTTTACATCGGCAATTCTCTCGTCAGCTGCTATGCCAGGTGTGGCAGCTTGGAGGACAGTGTGCTGGTCTTCACAAACATGGAGCAGAAGAATGTGGTCTCCTGGAACGCTCTGATCTGCGGGTATGCGCAGAATGGGAGAGGGGAGGAAGCTTTGGCTGCCCACAAGAGGATGATAGCAACGGGCTTGAAGGCAGATAATGTCACTCTTCTAGGATTGCTGTTCGGTTGCAACCATGCCGGTCTGGTCGACGAGGGTTATTCGTTGTTCAAGACAGCCCAGAGAGAGCAACCCGGCATATTGAAGCCTGAGCATTACGCTTGTGTTGTGGATCTCTTGTCTCGTGCCAAACGATTCGATGACGCCAAGAGGTTTCTTGAGGACCTTCCATTTGAGCCAGGCCTTGGGTTCTGGAAGTCAATGGTAGGAGGGTGCCTGATTCACTGGAACAAGGACCTCGCTGAGAGCGTCGCCGACCGTATTCATGCACTTGATCCAGAGGACACTTCTTCATACATCCTTCTCTCTAATGTTTATTCTGCAGTTGGAAGCTGGAAGAGTGCGTCAACGATCAGGAGACAGATTAAGGAGAAGGGGCTCAAGAGGATCACTGGCTGCAGCTGGATTGAGGTCCAGGACAAGGCCCATGTCTTCTTCAATGGAGACTCTAAACATCCTCAGAGTGATGAAATTTACAAGATGCTTGAGGTTTGCCTGGATACTGGTGAAGATGAACACTGCCTTGCAGTATGA